From Granulicella sp. WH15, the proteins below share one genomic window:
- a CDS encoding TlpA disulfide reductase family protein, with amino-acid sequence MAGISSLRVAVVLIAAMSAGVSQAQTTFSGRLNAGLHVDPDGMGVTVFDPVASDDTTLLGVMAGAGDKVFTGVLAFPKGGSLQYKALIVRSPNGTDVLYVDADRDGRFGDAERITFHALKPAGFLKDAAEFEVSLPDGPFKSCPMQVGLVPDGVPTPPGLAKPGQLAVLYTSLAFVEGYAQLPRRKMLVRLSYNFDKREIDLSSAMEWMDVNADGRLDLTARSPEMLRARGSAPVFSTEGLLLQVQSVDLERKSFILRTASATKDRRFQLVVGTTLPDFEFTDFAGVKRHFSDVKGRYRLIDFWATWCRPCVEDLPYQKRAYEAFHARGFEILGMNGDESFEKAAKMLQRQGIGWEQARMDNDLYGSRFQIVQWPTMILIDERGKIVSVGAAQHLSLDGEHLFSTLESLMNGR; translated from the coding sequence ATGGCCGGTATTAGTTCATTGCGCGTGGCGGTCGTTTTGATCGCCGCTATGTCGGCTGGTGTGTCCCAGGCGCAGACGACGTTTTCAGGACGGCTGAATGCAGGGTTGCACGTCGATCCCGACGGGATGGGAGTAACGGTCTTCGATCCGGTCGCGAGCGACGATACGACGTTGCTCGGCGTGATGGCAGGGGCTGGCGATAAGGTCTTTACCGGCGTGCTGGCGTTTCCGAAGGGTGGATCGCTGCAATACAAGGCTCTGATCGTGCGGTCGCCGAATGGGACGGACGTGCTCTATGTCGATGCGGATCGGGACGGACGATTCGGAGATGCGGAGCGCATTACTTTTCATGCGTTGAAACCAGCGGGGTTCCTTAAAGATGCGGCGGAGTTTGAGGTGTCACTGCCGGATGGCCCGTTCAAGAGCTGTCCAATGCAGGTGGGATTGGTTCCGGATGGGGTGCCCACGCCTCCGGGGCTGGCGAAACCGGGGCAACTGGCGGTTCTGTATACCTCGCTGGCGTTTGTAGAAGGGTATGCGCAACTGCCGAGGAGAAAGATGCTGGTAAGGCTTTCGTACAACTTCGACAAGCGGGAGATCGACCTTTCGAGCGCTATGGAGTGGATGGATGTGAACGCCGACGGCAGGCTGGACCTGACGGCGAGAAGCCCCGAGATGCTGCGGGCTCGGGGAAGCGCTCCTGTGTTTTCGACAGAGGGGCTGTTGCTCCAGGTGCAATCGGTCGATCTGGAGAGGAAGAGTTTTATTTTGAGGACGGCTTCGGCCACGAAGGATCGGCGTTTTCAACTGGTGGTTGGAACTACGTTGCCGGACTTTGAGTTTACGGACTTTGCCGGGGTAAAGCGGCACTTTTCGGATGTGAAGGGGAGGTATCGTTTGATTGATTTCTGGGCGACGTGGTGCCGTCCCTGCGTTGAGGACCTTCCATACCAGAAGAGGGCCTACGAGGCGTTTCATGCCCGGGGATTCGAGATTCTGGGAATGAACGGCGATGAGAGTTTCGAGAAGGCGGCGAAGATGTTGCAGAGGCAGGGTATCGGTTGGGAGCAGGCCCGGATGGACAATGACCTCTACGGGAGCCGATTTCAGATAGTCCAGTGGCCGACGATGATCCTGATCGACGAGCGCGGGAAGATCGTCTCGGTGGGGGCAGCGCAGCATCTTTCGCTGGATGGCGAACACCTGTTCTCCACATTGGAGTCGTTGATGAACGGGCGATGA
- a CDS encoding type II secretion system F family protein: protein MTEFVVRLADERGRVQEQTHAAATAEELRARFTQSGYYVYSVKARGVLGGNSRKKPVKLETFLVFNQQFLTLIKAGLPILGSLELLSKRQKDLNFRGRLEDVATRVKNGESISASFEAQGGFPLVYTTTLLAGERSGNLEEVLQRFLDFQRVSLTFRKKLKASLIYPAMLVIMVIGLFIFLITFVVPRFAQLYDQLGTHLPALTTFLLDLGRYAQSYGVYAAIVVAAIIFLLSRWIKTDTGAVTVDRIRIALPIFGNVWLKYQVGLFSRTLSTLLTGGLPLVPSLETAARAIDSRQIGSAVFRSVESVREGKGLSTSLASTKVFPELAIEMIEVGESTGALPQMLNSVAEFFEEDVQTNLTAAMSLIEPLILVVMGGVVVTILIALYLPIFSLSASGGQ, encoded by the coding sequence TTGACCGAGTTTGTCGTCAGGCTGGCGGATGAGCGGGGGCGGGTGCAGGAGCAGACCCATGCCGCGGCGACTGCCGAGGAGTTGCGGGCGCGGTTTACGCAGTCCGGCTATTACGTCTACTCGGTGAAGGCGCGCGGCGTTCTGGGGGGCAACTCCCGGAAGAAGCCGGTGAAGTTGGAGACGTTTCTGGTCTTCAACCAGCAGTTTCTGACGCTCATCAAGGCTGGATTGCCGATCCTGGGGTCGCTGGAGCTTCTGTCCAAGCGCCAGAAGGATCTGAACTTTCGGGGGCGGTTGGAGGATGTGGCCACGCGGGTCAAGAACGGAGAGTCGATCTCGGCCTCGTTCGAGGCGCAGGGCGGGTTTCCGCTGGTATACACGACGACCCTGCTGGCTGGCGAGCGGTCGGGCAATCTCGAAGAGGTCTTGCAGCGGTTTCTGGATTTCCAGCGGGTCTCGCTGACCTTTCGCAAGAAGCTGAAGGCCAGCCTGATCTATCCGGCGATGCTGGTCATCATGGTCATTGGCTTGTTTATCTTTCTGATTACGTTCGTGGTGCCGCGGTTCGCGCAGCTCTACGACCAGTTGGGCACGCACCTGCCCGCGCTGACCACCTTCCTGCTCGACCTGGGGCGGTACGCGCAGAGCTACGGTGTCTACGCGGCGATTGTGGTGGCGGCGATCATCTTTCTGCTGTCGCGGTGGATCAAAACGGACACGGGGGCGGTCACCGTCGACCGCATCCGCATCGCGCTGCCGATCTTTGGTAACGTGTGGCTGAAGTATCAGGTGGGGCTGTTCTCGCGGACGCTCTCCACGCTGCTCACCGGCGGTCTGCCGCTGGTGCCGTCGCTGGAGACGGCGGCGCGCGCGATTGATTCGCGGCAGATCGGCAGCGCGGTCTTTCGTTCGGTGGAGTCGGTGCGAGAAGGCAAGGGGTTGTCGACCAGTCTGGCGTCGACGAAGGTGTTTCCTGAACTGGCGATTGAGATGATCGAGGTGGGCGAAAGCACGGGCGCGCTGCCGCAGATGCTCAACTCGGTGGCGGAGTTCTTCGAGGAGGACGTGCAGACGAACCTGACGGCAGCGATGAGCCTGATTGAGCCGCTGATTCTGGTGGTAATGGGCGGCGTGGTGGTCACGATCCTGATCGCGCTGTATCTGCCGATCTTCAGCCTGAGCGCAAGCGGCGGCCAGTAG
- a CDS encoding GspE/PulE family protein — protein sequence MAAPVAVPIPMNDMSLSEVDRARALARRYHSEFVDLKNFKIQHELFKSVPVDMMFRYNFVPLEQADGKLAIAVSDPSKLMVLDEISGLLGTRLITRVATLSQITDLLKKTEQSQRVLDEASEGLAFDVLSSDENSDSNISIERLTADEDISPIIRLVDTTIFTALERRASDIHLETFDDSLLVKYRIDGVLQQAMAPIAREHHQTILSRIKVMSELDIAERRVPQDGRFRVRYKGRLIDFRVSIMPTVHGENAVLRVLDKESMSEKFTKLSLDVVGFAEKDLTRFRRYIKEPYGMVLVTGPTGSGKTTTLYAALNEIKSEEDKIITIEDPVEYQIRGITQIPVNEKKGLTFARGLRSILRHDPDKILVGEIRDAETAQIAINSALTGHLVFTTVHANNVVDVLGRFLNMGVEPYNFVSALNCILAQRLVRQVCEFCVQDVHYTDAELELNGLVPSEWVGHVFKEGPGCIECGGTGYRGRSAIHELLELDDEIREMLLAKKPGSEIRKRAKDKGMAFLRDSALERVRAGITTLKEINKVTFIEAGR from the coding sequence ATGGCGGCACCAGTAGCAGTTCCGATTCCGATGAACGATATGTCCCTGAGCGAGGTGGACCGGGCACGGGCGCTGGCGCGGCGGTATCACTCGGAGTTCGTGGACCTGAAGAACTTCAAGATCCAGCACGAGCTGTTCAAGAGCGTGCCCGTGGACATGATGTTCCGCTACAACTTCGTGCCGCTCGAGCAGGCCGACGGCAAGCTGGCCATCGCGGTCTCAGACCCTTCGAAGCTGATGGTGCTCGATGAGATCTCGGGGCTCCTGGGGACGCGGCTCATCACGCGGGTGGCGACACTCTCGCAGATCACCGATCTGTTGAAGAAGACCGAGCAGTCGCAGCGCGTGCTCGACGAGGCCAGCGAGGGCCTGGCCTTCGACGTGCTCTCGAGCGACGAGAACTCGGACTCGAATATCTCCATCGAGCGCCTGACGGCGGATGAAGACATCTCTCCGATCATCCGGCTGGTGGATACGACGATCTTCACCGCGCTCGAGCGGCGCGCCAGCGATATTCACCTTGAGACCTTCGACGATTCATTGCTGGTGAAGTACCGGATCGACGGCGTGTTGCAACAGGCGATGGCACCCATCGCGCGCGAGCATCACCAGACGATCCTCTCGCGCATCAAGGTCATGAGCGAGCTGGATATCGCCGAGCGGCGCGTGCCCCAGGACGGTCGCTTCCGGGTCCGGTACAAGGGCCGCCTGATCGACTTCCGCGTCAGCATCATGCCCACGGTGCATGGCGAAAACGCCGTGCTGCGCGTGCTCGATAAAGAGTCGATGAGCGAGAAGTTCACCAAGCTCTCGCTCGACGTGGTGGGCTTTGCCGAGAAGGATCTGACACGCTTCCGCCGCTACATCAAGGAGCCGTACGGGATGGTGCTGGTCACCGGACCGACGGGTTCGGGCAAGACCACGACGCTCTACGCCGCGCTAAACGAGATCAAGAGCGAAGAGGACAAGATCATCACCATCGAAGACCCGGTCGAGTACCAGATCCGAGGCATCACGCAGATTCCGGTGAACGAGAAGAAGGGGCTGACGTTCGCCCGCGGGCTGCGCTCGATCCTGCGGCACGACCCCGACAAGATCCTGGTGGGAGAGATCCGCGACGCGGAGACGGCGCAGATCGCGATCAACTCGGCGCTGACCGGGCACCTGGTGTTCACGACCGTCCACGCCAATAACGTGGTCGATGTGCTGGGACGCTTCCTGAACATGGGCGTCGAGCCATACAACTTTGTGAGCGCGCTAAACTGCATCCTGGCACAGCGGCTGGTGCGGCAGGTGTGCGAGTTCTGCGTGCAGGACGTGCACTACACCGATGCCGAGCTGGAGTTGAACGGGCTGGTGCCTAGCGAGTGGGTGGGCCACGTCTTCAAGGAAGGCCCAGGCTGTATCGAGTGCGGCGGAACGGGGTATCGCGGGCGCTCGGCGATTCATGAGTTGCTCGAGCTGGACGATGAGATACGTGAGATGCTGCTGGCGAAGAAGCCGGGCAGCGAGATTCGCAAGCGGGCCAAGGACAAGGGCATGGCGTTTTTGCGCGACTCGGCGCTGGAGCGGGTGCGCGCGGGCATTACGACGCTGAAAGAGATTAATAAAGTGACCTTTATCGAGGCGGGACGGTAA
- a CDS encoding PilN domain-containing protein, giving the protein MKISINLATRPFVELRPLYARLRLAMVALAVLAVGLGLWLQTLNVKAAKAEAQMTALRNRTQKFENERLRNEARMKQPQNRAVLDRSQFLNEVFARKSFSWTAVMMDLERVLPGGVQVTSIEPLITPDGEVSIRLRVSGERDLAVQLVRNLERSQRFLEPRLSGEAAQASDTAKVANVNTPQGPPKVEFDIISGYNPLPEAAVAAQKPASDGGAK; this is encoded by the coding sequence GTGAAGATCTCGATCAATCTCGCGACCCGCCCGTTTGTCGAGTTGCGCCCGCTGTATGCGCGGCTGCGGCTGGCGATGGTTGCGCTGGCGGTGTTGGCTGTCGGTCTGGGCCTCTGGCTCCAGACCCTGAACGTGAAGGCCGCCAAGGCCGAGGCCCAGATGACGGCGTTGCGCAACCGCACCCAGAAGTTTGAAAACGAGCGCCTGCGCAACGAGGCCCGGATGAAGCAGCCGCAGAATCGCGCGGTGCTCGACCGCTCGCAGTTCCTGAACGAGGTCTTCGCGCGCAAGAGCTTCAGCTGGACGGCGGTGATGATGGACCTCGAGCGGGTGCTGCCGGGCGGTGTGCAGGTGACCAGCATCGAGCCGCTCATCACTCCGGATGGCGAGGTGAGCATACGTCTGCGGGTAAGCGGCGAGCGCGATCTGGCGGTGCAGCTTGTTCGCAACCTCGAACGCTCGCAGCGCTTTCTGGAGCCGCGCCTGAGCGGCGAGGCTGCGCAGGCCAGCGATACCGCGAAGGTCGCGAACGTGAACACGCCGCAGGGACCGCCGAAGGTCGAGTTCGATATCATCAGCGGCTACAATCCGCTGCCGGAAGCTGCTGTAGCAGCTCAGAAGCCTGCCTCCGACGGAGGTGCCAAATGA
- a CDS encoding type II secretion system protein, whose product MSAPVAKRRQDEGFALVALIVAIFLILLALSVAAPKVAMELKHEREIETAHRANQYVRAIREYYIQNGNQYPASMEQLEKTNNRRFLRQRYKDPMTGESNWRLILVGQNKTTVKGFFGQDLPGIAPGMGSAAGMGGGANLGSAAGSASAFGGPGSSGPGGTSGLGLGGSSSPTSSSPTGTTTATGTDSSGTTSSTGTSSGSGLSGSGLPSQSATDAKGIGGPFMGVGTARSGSAMLTVNQQAHYQDWEFLYDPRVELLKAQVSIFGGGGPPTGGSSNSIGGSTPGTAPGSSGFGSSTPGFGSSSGSSNSGFGSSSSGFGSSSGSGTSSTGTNPTSGTGTTGTTPP is encoded by the coding sequence ATGTCCGCCCCGGTCGCCAAAAGGAGGCAGGACGAGGGCTTCGCTTTGGTCGCCCTCATCGTCGCCATCTTCCTGATCCTGCTGGCCCTGAGCGTGGCGGCTCCAAAGGTGGCGATGGAGCTGAAGCACGAGCGCGAGATCGAGACCGCGCACCGCGCCAACCAGTACGTCCGCGCCATCCGGGAGTATTACATCCAGAACGGCAACCAGTATCCGGCTTCGATGGAGCAGCTCGAGAAGACAAACAACCGGCGGTTCCTGCGCCAGCGTTACAAGGACCCGATGACGGGCGAGTCCAACTGGCGGCTGATCCTGGTCGGCCAGAACAAGACGACGGTAAAAGGATTCTTCGGGCAGGATCTGCCGGGCATCGCGCCGGGGATGGGCAGTGCAGCGGGTATGGGTGGGGGCGCGAACCTCGGCTCGGCGGCGGGCTCGGCCTCTGCATTTGGTGGTCCGGGCAGCTCCGGCCCGGGGGGAACTTCGGGGTTGGGGCTAGGTGGCTCCTCGAGCCCTACCAGCTCCTCGCCTACGGGTACCACGACCGCAACTGGCACAGACAGCTCCGGTACGACGAGCAGCACGGGAACGAGTAGCGGCTCGGGGTTGTCCGGCTCAGGCCTGCCGAGTCAGTCGGCGACCGATGCCAAGGGGATCGGCGGGCCCTTTATGGGCGTGGGCACGGCACGCTCCGGCTCGGCGATGCTGACCGTCAATCAGCAGGCGCACTATCAGGACTGGGAGTTCCTCTACGACCCACGCGTCGAGCTGCTGAAGGCCCAAGTGAGCATCTTTGGCGGCGGCGGCCCGCCCACGGGCGGGTCGTCGAACAGCATCGGTGGCTCGACACCCGGAACAGCACCGGGTAGCAGCGGCTTCGGCAGCTCTACGCCCGGGTTTGGCTCCTCTTCGGGCTCATCCAATTCGGGCTTCGGCTCTTCAAGCTCCGGCTTTGGGTCGTCTTCCGGATCGGGCACATCCAGCACGGGAACAAACCCCACGAGCGGTACCGGGACTACGGGCACAACGCCGCCTTGA
- a CDS encoding J domain-containing protein, which translates to MPPTQTKDYYGTLGVKKGATADEIRKAFRKLARKYHPDVNPGDKKAEEKFKEISEANDVLSDDKKRKVYDQLGFYSDSIDPAAAEAAARGGYGGGGGAARGGRGAAQEVPFDFGGFDFSDFANAQQGRGGAAQNGSGGGFGGSFKDIFSGMFSGGKQGAQRGPQNGPQNGSDLEYQVAVDFWTAVRGGVTRLEITRQEICPTCKGRATTGGSIECPECHGSGQVTQMGGRMKFNIQCPRCGGSGTIQNTCATCDGAGVVTRKEPLEFRIKPGTRDGQRIRLAGKGNAGVNGGAPGDLFLIIKAGPHPVFTRTADDIYVAVPVTITEAALGAKVDVPTIDGRTQLKIPPGTQTGQKLRLREKGVPSATREGTRGDQIVEVKIVVPKVQDERSKEILREFAKLNPEDPRAEILAEV; encoded by the coding sequence ATGCCACCTACCCAGACCAAGGACTACTACGGCACGCTCGGCGTCAAGAAGGGCGCTACTGCGGATGAGATCCGCAAGGCCTTCCGCAAGCTCGCGCGCAAGTACCACCCCGATGTGAACCCCGGCGACAAGAAGGCCGAGGAGAAGTTCAAAGAGATCTCCGAGGCCAACGACGTCCTCTCCGACGACAAGAAGCGCAAGGTCTACGACCAGCTCGGCTTCTACTCGGACTCCATCGACCCGGCTGCGGCTGAGGCCGCAGCGCGAGGTGGATACGGTGGTGGCGGCGGCGCGGCACGCGGTGGACGCGGCGCGGCCCAGGAGGTTCCGTTCGACTTCGGCGGCTTCGACTTTTCGGACTTCGCCAACGCCCAGCAGGGACGCGGCGGTGCAGCTCAGAACGGCTCCGGCGGAGGCTTCGGCGGCTCCTTCAAGGACATCTTCTCCGGCATGTTTAGCGGCGGCAAACAGGGCGCGCAGCGCGGTCCCCAAAATGGCCCCCAGAACGGCAGCGACCTCGAGTACCAGGTCGCCGTGGACTTCTGGACAGCCGTTCGCGGCGGCGTGACCCGCCTCGAAATTACGCGCCAGGAGATCTGCCCCACCTGCAAGGGCCGCGCCACCACCGGCGGCTCCATCGAGTGCCCCGAGTGCCACGGCTCCGGCCAGGTGACGCAGATGGGCGGGCGGATGAAGTTCAACATCCAGTGCCCGCGCTGCGGCGGCTCGGGCACCATCCAGAACACCTGCGCCACCTGCGACGGCGCGGGCGTGGTTACGCGCAAGGAACCGCTGGAGTTCCGGATCAAGCCCGGCACCCGCGACGGCCAGCGCATCCGGCTCGCGGGCAAGGGCAACGCGGGCGTCAACGGCGGCGCGCCCGGCGACCTCTTCCTCATCATCAAGGCAGGGCCGCACCCGGTCTTTACCCGCACGGCCGACGATATTTATGTAGCAGTTCCGGTTACGATCACCGAGGCCGCGCTCGGAGCCAAGGTGGATGTCCCCACCATCGACGGTCGCACGCAGTTAAAGATTCCGCCGGGGACGCAAACTGGGCAGAAGCTGCGCCTGCGGGAGAAGGGCGTACCTTCAGCCACTCGGGAGGGGACGCGCGGAGACCAGATCGTCGAGGTCAAGATCGTGGTGCCCAAGGTGCAGGATGAGCGGTCGAAGGAGATTCTGCGCGAGTTCGCCAAGCTGAATCCCGAAGATCCTCGTGCGGAGATTCTTGCCGAGGTCTAG
- a CDS encoding Fpg/Nei family DNA glycosylase yields the protein MPEGNEIHRWAERHASAFAGKIVRVDGPQGRFTDSELLDGRKLKQVMAVGKHLGYDFGTDRILHVHLGLQGDFTEGSGPLPPVKGALRLRLWNDAAIKRPAEPGEAKRHGWYSEDDGTGHIAPEKIAWVELRGPMDCTVYTQAQWEKLLARLGPDPLNGDKPDEFIAKVRKSKKPIAALLMDQSVAAGIGNIYRAELLFRARLNPFVLGKDIPEETLRAIWKDAIPLMKAGMIDRRIVTTRPKDRPTKKTGTPLKEEAHYVYRRHGKPCFVCGTKIERREMAARNLYWCPTCQAA from the coding sequence ATGCCTGAAGGAAATGAGATCCATCGCTGGGCCGAGCGCCATGCCTCTGCATTCGCGGGCAAGATCGTGCGCGTCGATGGGCCGCAGGGCCGCTTCACCGACAGCGAGCTGCTCGACGGGCGCAAGCTGAAGCAGGTGATGGCCGTGGGCAAGCATCTCGGCTACGACTTCGGCACTGACCGCATCCTGCACGTCCACCTCGGGCTGCAGGGCGACTTCACCGAAGGCTCGGGACCATTGCCGCCGGTGAAAGGCGCGCTGCGGCTGCGGCTTTGGAACGACGCCGCCATCAAGCGTCCCGCCGAGCCGGGCGAGGCCAAGCGCCACGGCTGGTACTCGGAGGACGACGGCACCGGCCACATCGCTCCTGAGAAGATCGCATGGGTGGAGCTGCGCGGACCGATGGACTGCACCGTCTACACACAGGCACAGTGGGAGAAGCTGCTGGCGCGGCTGGGGCCGGACCCGCTCAATGGAGACAAGCCGGATGAGTTCATCGCCAAGGTCCGCAAGAGTAAGAAACCCATCGCCGCGCTGCTGATGGACCAGTCGGTCGCCGCGGGAATCGGCAACATCTACCGGGCGGAGCTGCTCTTCCGGGCCAGGCTCAACCCGTTCGTGCTCGGCAAGGATATACCGGAAGAGACACTGCGGGCGATCTGGAAGGACGCTATCCCTCTGATGAAAGCGGGCATGATCGACCGCCGCATCGTAACGACGCGGCCTAAAGATCGTCCAACCAAAAAGACGGGAACACCGCTCAAGGAAGAGGCGCACTACGTCTATCGACGCCACGGCAAGCCCTGCTTCGTCTGCGGGACCAAGATCGAGCGCCGGGAGATGGCAGCGAGGAATCTTTATTGGTGCCCCACCTGCCAAGCGGCGTAG
- the dnaK gene encoding molecular chaperone DnaK, which translates to MAKIIGIDLGTTNSCVAVMEGGEPKVIANEEGGRTTPSIVAFTKSGERLVGQVAKRQAITNPENTIFSVKRFMGRRLNEVGDEMKMVPYKVVAKGDNVAIVAQGKEFTAPEVSAMILQKLKKAAEDYLGTSVTEAVITVPAYFNDAQRQATKDAGRIAGLDVKRIVNEPTAAALAYGLDKKKDETIAVYDFGGGTFDVSILEVGEGVIEVKSTNGDTHLGGDNLDQRIVEWLISEFKTESGLDLSAKGNEMALQRLKDAAERAKIELSTAQETEINLPFITADASGPKHLVRKLTRAKLESLVDDLLQKSIAPCRQALKDAGIDASKIDEVVLVGGQTRMPKIQQLVKELFGKEPNKGVNPDEVVAIGAAVQAGVLAGEVKDLLLLDVTPLTLSIETMGGVATSMIARNTTIPTRKTETFSTAADSQTEVEVHVLQGERPMAAQNRTLGKFKLSGIPTAPRGVPQIEVTFDIDANGILNVTAKDNATGKDQKITITSSSGLSKEEVERMAKDAEAHAAEDKEQRDAVEARNGLDSLVYNVEKMVKESADKVSEAEKGEVESALAAAKETLAGTPNAADLNAAKDKLTAVSHKLAEAMYKAGASAPTDGDASAAGTTDEAPKQDEGVIDAEYVDVDKK; encoded by the coding sequence ATGGCAAAGATTATCGGTATCGACCTGGGAACCACCAACAGCTGCGTGGCAGTGATGGAAGGCGGCGAACCCAAGGTCATCGCGAACGAAGAGGGCGGACGCACCACGCCGTCCATTGTGGCCTTCACCAAGTCCGGCGAGCGCCTCGTCGGCCAGGTTGCCAAGCGCCAGGCCATCACCAACCCCGAGAACACCATCTTCTCGGTGAAGCGCTTCATGGGCCGCCGCCTCAACGAGGTCGGCGACGAGATGAAGATGGTCCCGTACAAGGTAGTCGCCAAGGGCGATAACGTCGCCATCGTGGCCCAGGGCAAGGAGTTTACCGCGCCCGAGGTCTCGGCGATGATCCTGCAGAAGCTCAAGAAGGCTGCGGAAGACTATCTCGGCACCTCGGTCACCGAGGCCGTCATCACCGTGCCCGCGTACTTCAACGACGCGCAGCGCCAGGCCACCAAGGACGCCGGACGCATCGCCGGTCTCGACGTGAAGCGCATCGTCAACGAGCCGACGGCGGCTGCTCTGGCCTACGGTCTCGACAAGAAGAAGGACGAGACCATCGCGGTCTACGACTTCGGCGGCGGTACCTTCGACGTCTCGATCCTTGAGGTCGGCGAGGGCGTCATCGAGGTGAAGTCCACCAACGGCGACACCCACCTGGGCGGCGATAACCTCGACCAGCGCATCGTCGAGTGGCTCATCTCCGAGTTCAAGACCGAGTCCGGTCTCGACCTGAGCGCCAAGGGCAACGAGATGGCCCTGCAGCGCCTGAAGGACGCGGCCGAGCGCGCCAAGATCGAGCTTTCGACCGCGCAGGAGACCGAGATCAACCTGCCCTTCATCACGGCTGATGCCAGCGGACCGAAGCACCTTGTCCGCAAGCTGACCCGCGCCAAGCTGGAGTCGCTGGTCGACGATCTGCTCCAGAAGTCGATCGCGCCCTGCCGCCAGGCCTTGAAGGATGCAGGTATCGACGCGAGCAAGATCGACGAGGTCGTCCTCGTCGGCGGCCAGACCCGTATGCCGAAGATCCAGCAGTTGGTCAAGGAGCTGTTCGGCAAGGAGCCCAACAAGGGCGTCAACCCGGATGAGGTCGTGGCCATCGGCGCGGCGGTTCAGGCAGGCGTGCTCGCGGGCGAGGTCAAGGATCTGTTGCTGCTCGACGTGACCCCTCTGACGCTCTCCATCGAGACGATGGGCGGCGTGGCCACCAGCATGATCGCGCGCAACACCACGATCCCTACCCGCAAGACCGAGACCTTCTCGACCGCGGCTGACAGCCAGACCGAAGTCGAAGTCCACGTCCTGCAGGGCGAGCGTCCGATGGCGGCGCAGAACCGCACCCTCGGCAAGTTCAAGCTGAGCGGCATCCCCACCGCACCGCGCGGAGTTCCGCAGATCGAGGTCACCTTCGACATCGACGCCAACGGAATCCTGAACGTGACGGCGAAGGATAACGCCACCGGCAAGGACCAGAAGATCACCATCACCAGCAGCTCGGGACTCAGCAAGGAAGAGGTCGAGCGCATGGCGAAGGATGCCGAGGCGCACGCCGCCGAGGACAAGGAGCAGCGCGATGCCGTCGAGGCTCGCAATGGTCTGGACTCGCTGGTCTACAACGTCGAGAAGATGGTGAAGGAGTCTGCCGATAAGGTCTCGGAGGCCGAGAAGGGCGAGGTTGAATCCGCTCTCGCAGCCGCCAAGGAGACCCTGGCCGGTACGCCCAATGCCGCCGATCTGAACGCGGCCAAGGACAAGCTGACGGCGGTAAGCCACAAGCTCGCCGAGGCCATGTACAAGGCTGGCGCGAGCGCCCCGACCGACGGAGACGCCTCCGCCGCCGGGACGACCGATGAGGCGCCCAAGCAGGACGAGGGTGTCATCGATGCCGAGTATGTGGATGTCGACAAGAAGTAA
- a CDS encoding helix-turn-helix transcriptional regulator has protein sequence MATRRKSRGGYMISVVAEMYEIHPQTLRLYEREGLLRPSRSEGNTRLYTDEDLERLEFILNLARDLGVNIAGIAIVLQMRERMEEMNRQMQGFVDYVRDEMLSRMQQQQNPGAGLIPLRRQPVVVMPAVEKAAPRSKTTKKK, from the coding sequence ATGGCGACCAGGCGCAAATCTCGCGGCGGATACATGATCTCGGTGGTGGCGGAGATGTACGAGATCCACCCCCAGACGCTCCGGCTCTACGAGCGGGAGGGGCTGTTGCGGCCCTCGCGCAGTGAGGGCAACACCCGGCTCTACACCGACGAGGATCTGGAGCGGCTGGAGTTCATCCTGAACCTAGCGCGAGACCTCGGGGTCAACATCGCCGGAATCGCCATCGTATTGCAGATGCGCGAGCGCATGGAGGAGATGAACCGGCAGATGCAGGGCTTCGTCGACTACGTACGCGACGAGATGTTGAGCCGGATGCAGCAGCAGCAGAACCCCGGCGCGGGGTTGATCCCACTACGGCGGCAGCCCGTGGTGGTGATGCCCGCGGTCGAGAAGGCCGCGCCACGCTCC